From one Streptomyces chromofuscus genomic stretch:
- a CDS encoding glycosyltransferase family 4 protein, with product MTAEASQAGSPAGPAADGLRPLRIALLTYKGNPFCGGQGVYVRHLSRELARLGHHVEVIGAQPYPVLDEGYDGLRLTELPSLDLYRQPDPFRTPKRGEYRDWIDALEVATMWTGGFPEPLTFSLRARRHLRSRRGDFDVVHDNQTLGYGLLGDVGAPLVTTIHHPITVDRQLELDAAEGRQRRFSVKRWYAFTRMQKRVARRLPSVLTVSGTSRQEIVDHLGVRPDRIHVVHIGADTDLFSPDASVPQVPGRIVTTSSADVPLKGLVFLVEALAKARTEHPEAHLVVVGKRPTEGPVAQAVRRYGLEGAVEFVKGISDAELVDLVRSAQVACVPSLYEGFSLPAAEAMATGTPLVATTGGAIPEVAGRDGETCLAVPPGDAGALAGALSRLLGDSELRARLGAAGRERVLRNFTWARAAEGTAARYREAIARSAGPGRHGATVGPDRAAASRPGRSTVQDEPARDVAPAGAAGGPSGALPAGPAPGGAATSPTLAPPPEATPIRTTGVYRESRSTC from the coding sequence GTGACCGCTGAGGCCAGTCAGGCGGGCTCCCCGGCGGGACCCGCGGCAGACGGCTTGCGACCGCTCCGTATCGCGCTCCTCACGTACAAGGGAAACCCGTTCTGCGGCGGCCAGGGCGTCTACGTCCGGCACCTCTCCCGCGAACTGGCCCGCCTCGGCCACCATGTCGAGGTCATCGGCGCCCAGCCCTATCCCGTCCTCGACGAGGGCTACGACGGCCTCCGCCTGACGGAGTTGCCCAGCCTCGACCTCTACCGCCAGCCCGACCCCTTCCGCACGCCGAAGCGCGGCGAGTACCGGGACTGGATCGACGCCCTGGAAGTCGCCACCATGTGGACCGGCGGCTTCCCCGAGCCGCTCACCTTCTCCCTGCGGGCGCGCCGTCATCTGCGGTCCCGGCGCGGGGACTTCGACGTCGTGCACGACAACCAGACGCTCGGGTACGGGCTGTTGGGCGACGTCGGCGCTCCCCTGGTGACCACCATCCACCACCCCATCACCGTGGACCGGCAGTTGGAGCTGGACGCCGCCGAGGGTCGGCAGCGACGCTTCTCCGTGAAGCGGTGGTACGCCTTCACACGCATGCAGAAGCGGGTGGCCCGGCGCCTGCCGTCCGTCCTCACCGTCTCCGGCACCTCGCGCCAGGAGATCGTCGACCACCTCGGCGTCCGCCCCGACCGCATCCACGTCGTGCACATCGGCGCCGACACCGACCTGTTCTCGCCCGACGCGTCGGTGCCGCAGGTGCCGGGGAGAATCGTTACGACGTCCAGTGCGGACGTGCCGCTGAAGGGGCTGGTCTTCCTCGTCGAGGCCCTGGCGAAGGCGCGCACCGAGCACCCCGAGGCCCACCTCGTCGTCGTCGGCAAGCGCCCCACGGAAGGGCCGGTGGCGCAGGCCGTGCGGCGGTACGGGCTCGAAGGCGCCGTCGAGTTCGTCAAGGGCATCTCCGACGCCGAGCTCGTCGACCTGGTGCGGTCGGCCCAGGTGGCGTGCGTGCCGTCGCTGTACGAGGGCTTCTCGCTGCCGGCCGCGGAGGCCATGGCCACGGGCACACCGCTGGTCGCCACGACCGGCGGGGCGATCCCCGAGGTGGCCGGGCGCGACGGTGAGACGTGCCTCGCGGTACCGCCGGGCGACGCGGGCGCGCTCGCCGGCGCCCTGAGCAGGCTCCTCGGCGATTCCGAGCTGCGCGCGCGGCTCGGCGCGGCCGGGCGCGAGCGGGTCCTGCGGAACTTCACCTGGGCGCGCGCCGCGGAGGGCACGGCCGCCCGCTACCGGGAGGCCATCGCCCGGAGCGCCGGGCCGGGACGCCACGGCGCGACGGTCGGCCCCGACCGCGCCGCCGCCTCGCGCCCGGGCCGTTCCACCGTGCAGGACGAGCCGGCGCGCGACGTCGCCCCGGCGGGCGCGGCGGGCGGCCCTTCCGGCGCCCTGCCGGCAGGACCGGCACCCGGCGGCGCGGCGACGAGCCCCACCCTCGCGCCGCCTCCCGAAGCCACCCCCATCCGTACCACCGGCGTCTACCGCGAAAGCAGGAGCACGTGCTGA
- a CDS encoding TetR family transcriptional regulator: MPAQAKAEASSARPAAPAAPPLTERQEARRRRILRACAQLAGRGGFDAVQMREVAELSQVALGTLYRYFPSKIHLLVATMQDQLEHLHGTLRKKPPTGETAAERVAETLMRAFRALQREPHLADAMVRALTFADRSVSPEVDQVSRQTTAIILDAMGLDDDPTPAQLSAVRVIEHTWHSALITWLSGRASIAQVKIDIETACRLIDLPPTSADA; the protein is encoded by the coding sequence ATGCCAGCGCAAGCCAAGGCGGAAGCCAGTAGCGCGCGGCCCGCCGCCCCCGCCGCGCCGCCCCTCACCGAGCGGCAGGAGGCGCGCCGGCGCCGCATCCTGCGGGCGTGCGCGCAGTTGGCCGGCCGGGGCGGTTTCGACGCGGTGCAGATGCGCGAGGTCGCGGAGTTGTCGCAGGTCGCCCTCGGCACCCTCTACCGCTACTTCCCGTCCAAGATCCATCTGCTGGTCGCCACGATGCAGGACCAGTTGGAGCACCTGCACGGCACGCTGCGCAAGAAGCCACCGACGGGCGAGACGGCGGCGGAGCGGGTGGCGGAGACCCTGATGCGCGCCTTTCGCGCCCTGCAGCGCGAGCCCCACCTGGCCGACGCGATGGTCCGCGCCCTCACCTTCGCGGACCGCAGCGTGAGCCCCGAGGTGGACCAGGTCTCCCGCCAGACGACGGCGATCATCCTGGACGCCATGGGCCTGGACGACGACCCCACGCCCGCCCAGCTGTCCGCCGTCCGCGTCATCGAGCACACTTGGCACTCGGCCCTCATCACCTGGCTCTCGGGCCGCGCCTCCATCGCCCAGGTCAAGATCGACATCGAGACGGCCTGCCGCCTGATCGACCTGCCGCCGACGTCCGCGGACGCATAG
- a CDS encoding SpoIIE family protein phosphatase yields MDSFGRCADIRSRLLRRRSPRSVAGQVFLLQVALVVLLVACAVAALVLQSQRAGGEEAKRRSIAVAQTFAHSPGILSALRAPEPSKVLQPLTEQGRRSAGVDFIVVMDTRGIRYTHPQPDRIGERFVGRIEPSLTGRVHTESVHGPLGHEVQATVPVRSGEGTVVALVSAGLKVTTVTSGVARQLPLILGAGAAGLALATAGTALVGRRLRRQTHNLRPSEMTRMYEHHDTVLHSVREGVLIVGADGRLLLMNDEAALLLDLPPDAEGRLVTELPGLPRGIRELLTSGRQATEEVHLAGERLLAVSQRPAGRGGGTVVALRDSTELRALSGRAEMARQRLKLLYDAGLGIGDSLDVTRTAEELAQIAVPRFADFVTVDLVDAVLQGEEPTGTGTGMRRTAVKGVREDHPFNEVGSLISFVPSTPHARGLGTGRSELVPDLATATGLRLQDAERVGRIEACGIHSMISVPIQARGITLGVAVFWRSRRPEPFDEEELSLAEELVARAALSIDNARRYTREHTLAVALQRSLLPRALPEQSALEVAFRYLPAQSGVSGDWFDVIPLPGGRVALVVGDVVGHGLHAAATMGRLRTAVHNFSTLDLPPDELLSRLDDLVGRIDQDESDTDRDSGVVGATCLYAVYDPVERRCAMARAGHLAPAVVGPDGDVTFADVPAGLPLGLGGMPYQAAELELAEGTQLVLYTDGLIEDRAWDLGVGMDMLRETLAGHRDRSPDEHCRAVVEGLLHGRPKDDVAVLVARTLATPDDRVADWDVPSDPAAVAGMRAAVTRKLDEWDLSELSYGTELVLSELITNAIRHGSPPIHVRLLRDRTLICEVSDGTSTSPHLRYAATTEEGGRGLFLVSQVADHWGTRYTPQGKVIWAEQALPTRDVPPAHRAGPPGQRRPERSVHEANAHTAG; encoded by the coding sequence ATGGACTCGTTCGGTCGATGTGCAGACATACGCTCCCGGCTTCTGCGCAGGCGAAGCCCGCGAAGCGTCGCTGGTCAGGTGTTCCTCCTGCAGGTGGCGCTGGTGGTGCTGCTCGTGGCGTGCGCCGTGGCGGCGCTGGTTCTGCAGTCGCAGCGCGCCGGCGGCGAGGAGGCCAAGCGCCGGTCCATCGCCGTTGCCCAGACCTTCGCCCACTCCCCCGGCATCCTGTCCGCGCTGCGGGCCCCCGAGCCGTCGAAGGTGCTGCAGCCGCTCACCGAGCAGGGCCGGCGGTCGGCCGGCGTCGACTTCATCGTCGTCATGGACACCCGGGGCATCCGGTACACGCATCCCCAACCGGACCGGATCGGTGAGCGCTTCGTGGGACGGATCGAGCCGTCGCTGACCGGCCGGGTCCACACGGAGAGCGTGCACGGGCCGCTCGGCCACGAGGTCCAGGCCACCGTCCCGGTCAGGAGTGGCGAAGGCACGGTGGTGGCGCTGGTCTCCGCCGGTCTGAAGGTGACGACGGTCACCAGCGGCGTGGCACGACAGCTGCCGCTCATCCTGGGCGCCGGAGCGGCCGGCCTGGCGCTGGCCACGGCGGGTACGGCGCTGGTCGGCAGGCGACTGCGGCGGCAGACCCACAATCTGCGCCCCAGCGAGATGACGCGGATGTACGAGCATCACGACACGGTCCTGCACTCCGTGCGCGAGGGCGTGCTCATCGTGGGCGCGGACGGCCGGCTGCTCCTGATGAACGACGAGGCCGCACTGCTGCTCGACCTGCCCCCGGACGCCGAGGGCAGGCTGGTGACGGAGCTGCCCGGCCTCCCCCGGGGCATCCGCGAACTGCTGACCTCCGGGCGGCAGGCCACCGAGGAGGTGCACCTCGCCGGGGAGCGCCTGCTCGCGGTCAGCCAGCGACCCGCGGGACGCGGCGGCGGCACGGTGGTCGCCCTGCGCGACTCCACCGAGTTGCGGGCACTCTCCGGCCGGGCAGAGATGGCCCGCCAGCGCCTGAAACTCCTCTACGACGCAGGTCTGGGCATCGGCGACAGCCTCGATGTGACGCGTACGGCCGAGGAGCTGGCCCAGATCGCCGTTCCCCGGTTCGCCGACTTCGTCACCGTGGACCTGGTCGACGCGGTGCTGCAGGGAGAGGAACCGACCGGCACCGGGACGGGCATGCGCCGTACCGCCGTCAAGGGCGTCCGGGAGGACCACCCCTTCAACGAGGTCGGCTCCCTGATCAGCTTCGTCCCCTCGACGCCGCACGCCCGCGGCCTGGGCACGGGCCGTTCGGAGCTGGTGCCCGACCTGGCCACCGCGACGGGGCTCCGTCTGCAGGACGCCGAGCGGGTGGGGAGGATCGAGGCGTGCGGCATCCACTCCATGATCTCCGTGCCGATCCAGGCGCGCGGCATCACGCTCGGCGTGGCCGTCTTCTGGCGCTCCCGCAGGCCGGAGCCCTTCGACGAAGAGGAGCTCTCCCTGGCGGAGGAACTGGTCGCCCGCGCCGCGCTCAGCATCGACAACGCCCGCCGCTACACCCGCGAGCACACCCTCGCCGTCGCCCTCCAGCGCAGTCTGCTGCCGCGCGCGCTGCCCGAGCAGAGCGCGCTCGAGGTCGCCTTCCGGTACCTGCCCGCACAGTCGGGGGTGAGTGGCGACTGGTTCGACGTCATCCCCCTGCCCGGCGGCCGGGTGGCGCTGGTGGTCGGCGACGTCGTCGGCCACGGCCTGCACGCCGCGGCCACCATGGGCCGACTGCGCACCGCCGTGCACAACTTCTCCACCCTCGATCTGCCGCCCGACGAACTGCTCAGCCGTCTCGACGACCTGGTCGGCCGCATCGACCAGGACGAGTCGGACACGGACCGCGACTCCGGGGTCGTCGGCGCCACCTGTCTCTACGCCGTCTACGACCCGGTCGAGCGCCGCTGCGCGATGGCACGGGCCGGGCACCTGGCCCCCGCCGTGGTGGGCCCTGACGGCGACGTCACGTTCGCCGACGTGCCGGCGGGTCTGCCGCTGGGCCTCGGCGGCATGCCGTACCAGGCCGCCGAGCTGGAGCTGGCGGAAGGCACCCAGCTGGTCCTCTACACGGACGGCCTGATCGAGGACCGTGCGTGGGATCTGGGTGTCGGGATGGACATGCTGCGCGAGACCCTCGCCGGGCACCGCGACCGCTCGCCCGACGAGCACTGCCGGGCGGTGGTGGAGGGACTGCTGCACGGGCGCCCCAAGGACGACGTCGCCGTGCTCGTCGCCCGCACCCTGGCCACGCCGGACGACCGGGTCGCCGACTGGGACGTGCCCTCGGACCCCGCCGCTGTCGCGGGAATGCGCGCCGCCGTGACGCGGAAGCTGGACGAGTGGGACCTGTCCGAGCTCTCCTACGGAACGGAACTCGTGCTCAGCGAGCTGATCACCAACGCCATCCGCCACGGCTCGCCCCCGATCCACGTACGGCTCCTGCGTGACCGTACTTTGATCTGCGAGGTGTCCGACGGCACCAGCACCTCGCCGCACCTGCGCTACGCCGCCACGACGGAGGAGGGCGGCCGTGGTCTGTTCCTGGTCTCCCAGGTGGCGGACCACTGGGGTACGCGGTACACCCCGCAGGGCAAGGTCATCTGGGCCGAGCAGGCCCTGCCGACGCGGGACGTGCCACCGGCGCACCGGGCCGGGCCGCCCGGGCAGCGGCGACCGGAGCGCAGCGTGCACGAGGCGAACGCGCACACCGCCGGGTGA
- a CDS encoding pyruvate carboxylase, with protein MFRKVLVANRGEIAIRAFRAGYELGARTVAVFPHEDRNSLHRLKADEAYEIGEPGHPVRAYLSVEEIIRAARRAGADAVYPGYGFLSENPDLARACEEAGITFVGPGADILELTGNKARAVAAAREAGVPVLGSSAPSTDVEELVRSADDIGFPVFVKAVAGGGGRGMRRVEAPAQLREAIEAASREAASAFGDPTVFLEKAVVEPRHIEVQILADGHGDVIHLFERDCSVQRRHQKVIELAPAPNLDPALRERICADAVRFARRIGYRNAGTVEFLLDRAGNHVFIEMNPRIQVEHTVTEEVTDVDLVQAQLRIAAGETLADLRLSQETVTLRGAALQCRITTEDPANGFRPDTGRISAYRSPGGSGIRLDGGTTHAGTEISAHFDSMLVKLTCRGRDFTTAVGRARRAVAEFRIRGVATNIPFLQAVLDDPDFQAGRVTTSFIEQRPHLLTARHSADRGTKLLTYLADVTVNRPHGERPDLIDPLTKLPSLPDGEPPAGSRQWLAELGPEGFARRLRASPTVGVTDTTFRDAHQSLLATRVRTKDMLAVAPVVARTLPGLLSLECWGGATYDVALRFLAEDPWERLAALREAVPNICLQMLLRGRNTVGYTPYPTEVTDAFVQEAAATGVDIFRIFDALNDVGQMRPAIDAVRQTGTAVAEVALCYTSDLSDPSERLYTLDYYLRLAERIVAAGAHVLAVKDMAGLLRAPAAARLVSALRREFDLPVHVHTHDTAGGQLATYLAAIQAGADAVDGAVASMAGTTSQPSLSAIVAATDHSDRPTGLDLKAVGELEPYWESVRKVYAPFEAGLASPTGRVYHHEIPGGQLSNLRTQAIALGLGDRFEEIEAMYAAADRMLGRLVKVTPSSKVVGDLALHLVGAGVSPGDFEAAPDRYDIPDSVIGFLRGELGTPPGGWPEPFRSKALQGRAEPKPLQELTADDRAGLAKDRRATLNRLLFPGPTREFETYRQTFGDTSVLDSKAFFYGLRPGKEYGVDLEPGVRLLIELQAVGEADERGMRTVMSSLNGQLRPIQIRDRAAASDVPVTEKADRANPGHVAAPFGGVVTLAVSEGDEVAAGATVATIEAMKMEAAITAAKSGTVARVAINRIQQVEGGDLLVELA; from the coding sequence ATGTTCCGCAAGGTGCTGGTCGCCAATCGCGGTGAGATCGCGATTCGCGCGTTCCGCGCAGGTTATGAACTGGGCGCGCGCACGGTCGCCGTCTTCCCCCACGAGGACCGCAACTCGCTGCACCGCCTGAAGGCGGACGAGGCCTACGAGATCGGTGAGCCGGGGCATCCGGTGCGGGCCTATCTCTCGGTGGAGGAGATCATCCGTGCGGCGCGCCGCGCCGGGGCGGACGCCGTCTACCCGGGTTACGGGTTCCTGTCGGAGAACCCGGATCTGGCCCGGGCGTGCGAGGAGGCGGGCATCACGTTCGTCGGACCGGGCGCGGACATCCTCGAGCTGACCGGCAACAAGGCGCGCGCCGTGGCCGCCGCCCGCGAGGCCGGCGTCCCGGTCCTCGGCTCCTCGGCGCCCTCCACCGACGTGGAGGAACTGGTCCGGTCCGCCGACGACATCGGCTTCCCCGTGTTCGTCAAGGCCGTCGCGGGCGGCGGCGGACGCGGTATGCGCCGTGTCGAGGCTCCGGCCCAGCTGCGGGAGGCCATCGAGGCCGCGTCCCGGGAGGCGGCGTCCGCGTTCGGCGACCCCACGGTCTTCCTGGAGAAGGCCGTGGTCGAACCCCGCCACATCGAGGTGCAGATCCTCGCCGACGGGCACGGCGACGTCATCCACCTGTTCGAGCGCGACTGCTCGGTGCAGCGCCGCCACCAGAAGGTGATCGAACTCGCGCCCGCGCCGAACCTCGACCCGGCGCTGCGCGAGCGGATCTGCGCCGACGCCGTGCGGTTCGCCCGGCGGATCGGCTACCGCAACGCCGGCACCGTGGAGTTCCTCCTCGACCGCGCCGGGAACCACGTCTTCATCGAGATGAACCCGCGCATCCAGGTCGAGCACACGGTCACCGAGGAGGTGACCGACGTCGACCTCGTGCAGGCTCAGCTGCGCATCGCCGCCGGCGAGACGCTCGCCGACCTGAGACTGTCCCAGGAGACCGTCACGTTGCGGGGCGCGGCCCTGCAGTGCCGCATCACCACGGAGGACCCGGCCAACGGCTTCCGCCCGGACACCGGCAGGATCAGCGCCTACCGCTCGCCCGGTGGCTCGGGCATCCGGCTCGACGGCGGAACCACCCACGCCGGTACGGAGATCAGCGCTCACTTCGACTCCATGCTGGTCAAGCTCACCTGCCGCGGCCGGGACTTCACCACCGCCGTGGGCCGCGCGCGGCGTGCCGTGGCCGAGTTCCGCATCCGCGGTGTCGCCACGAACATCCCGTTCCTGCAAGCGGTGCTGGACGACCCGGACTTCCAGGCCGGCCGGGTCACCACGTCGTTCATCGAGCAGCGCCCGCACCTGCTCACCGCACGTCACTCCGCCGACCGCGGCACCAAGCTGCTGACCTACCTCGCCGACGTCACCGTGAACAGGCCGCACGGCGAGCGGCCCGACCTGATCGACCCGCTGACCAAGCTGCCGTCGCTGCCGGACGGTGAGCCACCGGCCGGCTCCCGGCAGTGGCTCGCCGAACTCGGCCCGGAGGGCTTCGCGCGCCGACTGCGCGCGTCACCGACCGTCGGCGTCACCGACACGACCTTCCGGGACGCCCACCAGTCGCTGCTCGCCACCCGGGTCCGCACCAAGGACATGCTCGCCGTCGCTCCGGTGGTGGCGCGTACCCTGCCCGGACTGCTGTCGCTGGAGTGCTGGGGCGGTGCCACCTACGACGTCGCCCTGCGCTTCCTCGCGGAGGACCCCTGGGAGCGCCTGGCCGCCCTGCGGGAAGCCGTGCCGAACATCTGCCTGCAGATGCTGCTGCGCGGGCGCAACACCGTCGGCTACACGCCGTACCCGACCGAGGTGACCGATGCCTTCGTCCAGGAGGCGGCAGCCACCGGCGTCGACATCTTCCGCATCTTCGACGCCCTGAACGACGTCGGGCAGATGCGGCCCGCCATCGACGCCGTACGACAGACCGGAACGGCTGTGGCGGAGGTGGCGCTGTGCTACACCTCCGACCTGTCCGATCCGTCCGAACGGCTGTACACCCTGGACTACTACCTGCGCCTGGCCGAACGGATCGTGGCCGCGGGCGCCCACGTCCTGGCCGTCAAGGACATGGCGGGTCTGCTGCGGGCACCGGCCGCGGCGAGGCTCGTCTCGGCCCTGCGCCGGGAGTTCGACCTGCCGGTCCACGTCCACACGCATGACACGGCCGGCGGTCAGCTCGCCACCTACCTGGCCGCGATCCAGGCGGGCGCGGACGCGGTGGACGGAGCGGTGGCGTCCATGGCGGGCACCACCTCGCAGCCGTCCCTGTCGGCGATCGTGGCCGCGACCGACCACTCCGACCGGCCCACCGGCCTCGACCTGAAGGCCGTCGGCGAGCTGGAGCCGTACTGGGAGAGCGTCCGCAAGGTCTACGCACCCTTCGAGGCAGGTCTGGCCTCGCCGACCGGCCGCGTCTACCACCACGAGATCCCCGGCGGGCAGCTGTCCAACCTGCGCACCCAGGCGATCGCGCTGGGCCTCGGCGACCGCTTCGAGGAGATCGAGGCGATGTACGCCGCGGCGGACCGGATGCTGGGTCGCCTGGTGAAGGTGACCCCCTCGTCGAAGGTGGTCGGCGACCTGGCGCTGCACCTGGTGGGCGCCGGCGTGTCCCCGGGCGACTTCGAGGCGGCGCCGGACCGGTACGACATCCCCGACTCCGTCATCGGCTTCCTGCGTGGCGAGCTGGGCACCCCGCCCGGCGGCTGGCCCGAGCCGTTCCGCAGCAAGGCGCTTCAGGGCCGCGCGGAGCCCAAGCCCCTGCAGGAGCTGACCGCCGACGACCGTGCGGGGCTCGCGAAGGACCGACGGGCGACGCTCAACCGGCTGCTGTTCCCCGGGCCGACCCGCGAGTTCGAGACGTACCGTCAGACGTTCGGCGACACGAGCGTGCTGGACAGCAAGGCCTTCTTCTACGGCCTGCGCCCGGGCAAGGAGTACGGCGTCGACCTGGAACCCGGAGTGCGCCTGCTCATCGAGCTGCAGGCCGTCGGCGAGGCGGACGAACGCGGCATGCGGACGGTGATGTCGTCCCTGAACGGTCAGCTGCGGCCGATCCAGATCCGCGACAGGGCGGCGGCCTCCGACGTCCCGGTCACCGAGAAGGCGGACCGGGCCAACCCGGGCCACGTCGCGGCGCCCTTCGGCGGCGTGGTGACGCTCGCGGTCTCGGAGGGCGACGAGGTGGCGGCCGGTGCCACGGTGGCCACCATCGAGGCGATGAAGATGGAAGCCGCGATCACCGCTGCGAAGTCCGGCACGGTGGCCCGGGTGGCCATCAACCGCATCCAGCAGGTGGAGGGCGGCGACCTCCTCGTGGAACTCGCCTGA
- a CDS encoding prenyltransferase/squalene oxidase repeat-containing protein: MNVVRRSAAALAVTAVIGAAATPVAQAAGPSPSPSVALPSGLYGTSDPTYDGVWRQSLALLAQHTVGVEPAWKATDWLARQQCDNGGFAAFRAEPAKDCDAKTIVDTNSTAAAVQALAALGDYEAATGKAVDWLKSVQNKDGGWGYSPGGPSDANSTAVVIGALAAAGEKPDAVVKDGESPYDALLKLAIPCDAKDGGAFAYQPDKKGTPAANADATAAAVLGALGKGLAAEAGGKAEPACADAKTPEQAAANGAAYLTRTLAKDGHLTSALPGAEDQPDYGNTADAVVALAAQGGAARAAKPLTWLERNAAEWAGQNGPAAYAQLILAAHAAGADPKDFAGTDLVAQLNATGPTPQLQVEDRAVAKAEEKDDEDEGSVFGVWWYVGVFLVVGIGIGFLLSNRNKRQ, from the coding sequence ATGAACGTCGTCCGCCGAAGCGCCGCGGCCCTGGCCGTCACCGCCGTGATCGGCGCCGCCGCGACCCCGGTCGCGCAGGCCGCCGGTCCGTCCCCGTCGCCGTCGGTGGCTCTGCCCTCCGGCCTGTACGGCACGTCCGACCCGACCTACGACGGCGTATGGCGGCAGTCGCTCGCCCTGCTCGCCCAGCACACCGTGGGCGTCGAGCCCGCCTGGAAGGCCACGGACTGGCTGGCCCGGCAGCAGTGCGACAACGGCGGCTTCGCCGCCTTCCGGGCCGAGCCCGCCAAGGACTGCGACGCCAAGACGATCGTCGACACCAACAGCACGGCCGCCGCCGTCCAGGCCCTCGCCGCGCTCGGCGACTACGAAGCCGCCACCGGCAAGGCGGTCGACTGGCTGAAGTCCGTGCAGAACAAGGACGGCGGCTGGGGCTACAGCCCCGGCGGTCCCAGCGACGCCAACTCCACCGCGGTCGTCATCGGCGCCCTCGCGGCGGCTGGGGAGAAGCCGGACGCCGTCGTCAAGGACGGCGAGTCCCCTTACGACGCCCTGCTGAAGCTGGCCATACCCTGCGACGCGAAGGACGGCGGCGCCTTCGCCTACCAGCCCGACAAGAAGGGCACGCCGGCGGCCAACGCGGACGCGACCGCGGCGGCCGTCCTGGGCGCGCTGGGCAAGGGCCTCGCGGCCGAGGCGGGCGGGAAGGCGGAGCCCGCCTGCGCCGACGCCAAGACCCCCGAGCAGGCCGCCGCCAACGGCGCCGCCTACCTCACCAGGACTCTCGCCAAGGACGGCCACCTCACCTCCGCGCTCCCCGGCGCCGAGGACCAGCCCGACTACGGCAACACCGCCGACGCCGTGGTCGCGCTGGCCGCGCAGGGCGGCGCCGCTCGGGCAGCCAAGCCGCTGACCTGGCTGGAGCGGAACGCTGCCGAGTGGGCCGGGCAGAACGGCCCCGCCGCCTACGCCCAGCTGATCCTCGCCGCCCACGCGGCCGGCGCCGACCCGAAGGACTTCGCCGGCACCGACCTGGTGGCCCAGCTCAACGCGACCGGCCCGACCCCGCAGCTCCAGGTCGAGGACCGGGCCGTGGCGAAGGCCGAGGAGAAGGACGACGAGGACGAGGGCTCCGTCTTCGGCGTGTGGTGGTACGTCGGTGTCTTCCTCGTCGTCGGCATCGGCATCGGCTTCCTGCTCAGCAACCGCAACAAGAGGCAGTAG
- a CDS encoding SCO2322 family protein produces MRYRRIAALLLAAPFLLLNTGQAQAAGYRYWSFWELDGKAWTYATQGPSTARPVDGSVQGFRFAVSVDSQDASRPRGTADFTAICAGTPARDGTKRVALVIDFGTASEAPSGETPPRARTACAQVSPDATTAEALAAVAKPLRYDTNALLCAIAGYPERGCGEQVTDSEQSTAGKDEASDAGPAAGMWAGIAAIAVLGAAAVWQTRRRRRG; encoded by the coding sequence GTGAGGTACCGCCGTATCGCCGCGCTGCTCCTGGCCGCGCCGTTCCTCCTGCTGAACACCGGTCAGGCCCAGGCGGCCGGCTACCGCTACTGGTCGTTCTGGGAGCTCGACGGCAAGGCGTGGACGTACGCCACCCAGGGCCCCTCGACGGCCCGCCCCGTCGACGGCTCCGTCCAGGGGTTCCGGTTCGCGGTCAGCGTGGACTCCCAGGACGCGTCCCGCCCGCGCGGCACGGCCGACTTCACGGCGATCTGCGCCGGCACCCCGGCGCGGGACGGCACGAAGCGGGTGGCGCTCGTCATCGACTTCGGTACGGCGTCGGAGGCCCCGTCCGGCGAGACCCCGCCCCGCGCCCGCACGGCCTGCGCCCAGGTCTCGCCCGACGCGACGACGGCCGAGGCCCTGGCGGCGGTGGCCAAGCCTCTCCGTTACGACACGAACGCCCTGTTGTGCGCGATCGCGGGGTATCCGGAGAGGGGCTGCGGCGAGCAGGTGACGGACAGCGAGCAGTCCACAGCGGGCAAGGACGAGGCGTCCGACGCGGGGCCTGCGGCGGGCATGTGGGCCGGCATCGCAGCGATCGCCGTACTCGGGGCTGCGGCTGTGTGGCAGACCCGGCGCCGTCGACGTGGCTGA